A genomic region of Parasegetibacter sp. NRK P23 contains the following coding sequences:
- a CDS encoding T9SS type A sorting domain-containing protein, whose translation MRPYLIVSVLICLSFSFSFGQSVSSSKQIGFSEYPGNVRGYVNDKDGNKYMLINFMGTFSPDSSVTYSGKGEGDVLLIKYNPDHTVSWAKNLGTEYSEFSQNLSPDNNALYYDSIKNELLMLTNITFPQKQDMVQYAGITVQFPQPQQTAILMTKIAADGSTKWIRQLSHMPMSILPGKDRIDLFFSSLFSPTSTGTIIQIGSTTINVPILPSQQFTYALVYASLSQNGAVTVTKKMQILNQSTFNISNLIAAKDRFIMTMTIGGDSVILNDKKVRFTENKISDRYIFAIDTAFENIIASPFPNISLSPQFYIEETDRVYCKGVFPNASTYLIGGSHVPANNEQILFGFNRNLVLQETHRIAPYYVGLNYEIRRNILLIGPIMRLGDSLYFTGCITGGNEFSDANVAPDNVTTRVFFNDAKTLDLNGQSNAFLGHTNLQLQQPELHWIGEMESPLSNGQIFLHQLQVIRDKKVIEFIPGDTKGTKRWQYDLTQKRLTAKDTTNTLDLLDPTQYIETNTDGSYIIAGTSFGKLKIDEELSIKMRPRKAGIYFAGISPTQQTSWISRIEGSYESVSLQQFRRNNGLYYFHARLTGALNRQNYLKAGATIIQTGSSQNVNILGYLNNKGEITIKYHPGNQPLDISGASLIEFSFDEHSGEVNAMMHSRELTKIGFFMNKGYSADISDVIVRFDSLLNYKDSRGLRIVSTPSKMAGYNFFQFLSMAGSGNKMFISGKSLPRQPNEQIALETFKGNMLLQKFPLDTLSFDDIRLALIRFHWEEGIKWSKKTNRTSGTTMVTVGNIQVKEGELEYMNNKLYMYFKLPNVLISSTYYWDNHLVSKQTSIPSSADRTESLVCLDTMGNFQSKLPLYGAQSAKSLKKKYGHNTLLLSVFFSNPIKILEQTYTSAGFADALGLIIDSALNIKKRIHLHSTAQELLQDFDFTPDTTILLAAHIQKETNIALQRTSNSTVKEEDLQEQSVIITYRSTMITPVPDTRLSSLLLYPNPSKAGFYTDLGTSPAGAYNIVVFDMLGRAAFSKKINWVQGSPIPVQLPGTVRKGMYFVQVKTAKGKNIHATKLLIE comes from the coding sequence ATGCGCCCTTATCTTATTGTGTCCGTACTGATCTGTCTCAGTTTTTCCTTTTCATTTGGCCAGTCTGTGTCATCTTCCAAGCAAATCGGCTTCAGCGAATATCCCGGAAATGTAAGAGGATATGTAAATGACAAGGATGGGAATAAATACATGCTTATTAACTTCATGGGAACTTTTTCACCTGACAGTTCCGTAACTTATTCGGGGAAAGGAGAAGGAGATGTATTGCTAATCAAATACAATCCAGACCATACCGTAAGTTGGGCCAAGAATCTTGGAACCGAGTATTCGGAATTTTCGCAGAATCTATCGCCTGACAATAATGCATTGTATTATGATTCCATCAAAAACGAGCTGCTGATGCTCACCAATATCACCTTCCCACAAAAACAGGATATGGTGCAATATGCTGGCATAACGGTTCAGTTCCCGCAACCTCAGCAGACAGCAATCCTTATGACTAAAATAGCTGCAGACGGGAGTACCAAATGGATCAGGCAGCTAAGTCATATGCCTATGAGCATTCTTCCGGGAAAAGACAGAATTGACTTATTTTTCAGCAGTTTGTTTTCACCAACTTCAACCGGTACAATTATACAAATAGGAAGCACAACAATAAATGTTCCTATACTACCTTCACAACAGTTCACCTATGCTTTGGTTTATGCTTCCCTCAGTCAGAATGGAGCTGTAACGGTCACCAAAAAAATGCAGATACTTAACCAGTCGACCTTCAATATAAGCAATCTTATCGCCGCTAAAGACCGGTTTATCATGACTATGACTATTGGTGGTGATTCTGTGATACTGAACGATAAAAAGGTCCGCTTTACGGAAAATAAAATTTCAGACAGGTACATTTTCGCAATAGATACAGCCTTTGAAAATATTATTGCAAGTCCATTTCCCAACATTTCCCTTTCACCACAATTTTACATAGAAGAAACAGATAGAGTATATTGCAAAGGGGTATTCCCCAATGCATCCACTTATCTGATTGGAGGGAGCCATGTTCCTGCCAATAATGAGCAAATACTTTTTGGCTTTAACCGTAACCTGGTGTTGCAGGAAACGCATCGGATAGCTCCCTATTATGTTGGCCTGAACTATGAAATCCGGCGAAATATATTGTTAATAGGGCCGATAATGCGATTGGGTGACAGCCTTTACTTTACAGGTTGTATTACCGGAGGAAATGAATTTTCCGATGCGAACGTAGCACCCGATAACGTAACAACACGGGTATTTTTTAATGATGCAAAAACACTGGACCTTAACGGGCAATCCAATGCATTCCTGGGTCATACCAATCTTCAGTTGCAGCAGCCGGAACTTCATTGGATCGGCGAAATGGAATCTCCCCTTTCTAACGGACAAATATTCCTCCACCAGCTACAGGTAATAAGAGATAAAAAAGTAATCGAATTCATACCCGGGGATACAAAAGGAACCAAAAGATGGCAATATGATCTTACACAAAAGAGACTTACGGCCAAAGACACCACTAATACACTGGACCTTCTTGACCCCACCCAATATATTGAAACTAATACAGATGGATCTTACATCATTGCCGGAACTTCATTTGGAAAGCTGAAAATAGACGAGGAACTAAGCATTAAAATGAGGCCCCGGAAAGCTGGAATATATTTCGCCGGCATCTCCCCTACTCAACAAACTTCGTGGATATCCAGAATCGAAGGTTCGTATGAGTCGGTTTCCCTTCAGCAGTTCAGGAGAAACAATGGCCTGTACTATTTCCATGCACGGTTAACAGGCGCACTTAACAGGCAGAATTATCTCAAAGCAGGAGCAACGATTATTCAAACCGGCTCAAGTCAAAATGTAAATATTCTAGGATACCTGAACAACAAGGGAGAAATAACAATCAAATACCATCCGGGAAATCAGCCGCTTGATATATCCGGGGCCAGCCTGATCGAATTTTCTTTTGACGAGCATTCCGGTGAAGTTAACGCCATGATGCACTCCAGGGAGCTTACTAAAATTGGTTTCTTTATGAACAAAGGTTATTCCGCTGACATCAGTGATGTGATCGTCCGGTTTGACTCGTTGTTAAATTATAAGGATTCGAGGGGCCTCAGGATAGTATCCACGCCTTCAAAAATGGCAGGATACAATTTTTTTCAATTCCTTTCAATGGCTGGAAGCGGGAACAAAATGTTCATTTCGGGAAAGTCACTTCCCCGTCAACCAAATGAACAGATTGCCCTGGAAACATTTAAAGGGAACATGCTGCTTCAAAAATTCCCCTTAGATACGTTAAGTTTTGATGACATACGGTTGGCGCTGATCAGGTTCCATTGGGAAGAAGGAATCAAATGGTCCAAAAAAACCAACAGAACATCAGGCACAACTATGGTTACGGTAGGCAATATACAGGTTAAGGAAGGTGAACTTGAATATATGAACAATAAACTTTACATGTATTTCAAGTTGCCGAATGTTCTGATCAGCAGTACATATTATTGGGACAATCATCTTGTTTCAAAACAAACCTCCATTCCATCCAGTGCAGATAGAACAGAATCACTTGTTTGCCTGGACACAATGGGAAATTTTCAATCCAAACTTCCGCTTTATGGTGCTCAATCGGCTAAATCCTTAAAAAAGAAGTATGGCCATAACACACTCTTATTAAGTGTGTTTTTTTCCAACCCTATAAAGATCCTTGAACAAACATATACTTCAGCGGGTTTCGCCGATGCGTTAGGACTTATCATAGATTCCGCCCTGAACATCAAAAAAAGAATACACCTGCATTCCACCGCCCAGGAATTACTGCAGGATTTTGATTTCACGCCCGACACCACAATTCTACTCGCGGCCCATATTCAGAAGGAAACGAACATCGCCCTCCAAAGAACTTCCAATTCAACCGTAAAAGAAGAGGACCTCCAGGAACAAAGCGTGATCATCACTTACCGTTCCACGATGATCACCCCCGTTCCGGATACGCGACTTTCTTCACTCCTGCTGTACCCTAATCCATCCAAAGCCGGCTTTTATACTGATCTGGGCACATCTCCGGCAGGCGCTTACAATATCGTGGTATTCGATATGCTGGGCAGGGCCGCTTTCTCAAAAAAGATCAATTGGGTACAGGGTAGCCCGATACCGGTTCAGTTACCAGGAACAGTAAGAAAAGGAATGTACTTCGTTCAGGTAAAAACAGCAAAAGGAAAGAACATCCACGCCACCAAACTACTGATTGAATAA